GATGGTCATAGTCTGTGACAAACGGGGAGGGGGGTTCCAACAAAAGTAAAAAGCTACGAACCTCCCACAACAATAGGAATATCTGATAGAAATCAGTCACTGTTCCTCAGTCATTCTCCATTTATTAAAGGCTACCATGGAAAAAGGGAAACAAATACAGACCAGATGTTCTAAACACAGAACGAAGAATATAAAGGAACTGGAGTAGATGCCTTTGGAGAACATGGATAACTTTATACTTTGGAGTCCAAGTACAACCTTTGATGGAAAAGAGGCATAATGTTCGAGTCCGATATGAAAAAGACCCCCAAGATCAATATAatttgggtgggtggggggcaaaaAGAACAGCACAAGTGAACATAATCTTAGAGGGAGATATGCAGGTATCAGATAGCCTgactaaaaaaaagaaaagctaaTTGTCAGTTAAATACTTAAGAAAACCAAACACTGAACACTTTCCAACTTGACGACCCTTTTCTTCATGTAAACTCCACGTGGGCTGCAAAGTTCAACAATGTAAAAAAGGTTCTGCTGCTTATTCACGAAAAGGCTGATCTTCAGTCATGCAGTACACTGCCTATAAGCACGCTCTTAAACCATTTAACAGCTCTTCTGAATGTTCGGGgtggggcggagggggggcaTAAGTACCCTTAAAGCAAAACTGAACGTCCCAGAAATAAAATCTATGCCCTACAGAAGCTATGATCCAGGAGAGAGAGGTGTGGCAAGCTATGGGTACAGAGGGCGGGTGGGGCTGGCATAGCTAATGTGTAAGAGTGAGCTgggagagcagagcagagctgggggggggggcacacacactcagatcTCCCCGGCCTCCCTGTCCTCCATCCTTCGTGAGTCCACCTTGCCGTTGACGCCATCCTGCCTCCGCTCTGATGACGCCTTTTTCCTATCCCTCTCGCGGGACTGGTCCCGGGAGGACCTGCGGCACAGAAGGCAGAAGATCCTTGAGTGTGGAGCAGCTCACAAGCTTCCAGCAACTTAGCGGAAAGCTCAGGCTACTCTGAGAGCACTAGCCAAGTAGTGAAACGTACTTTATTCCTATCACCGTTCAATTCAAAAAGGCtataaaaacacaaagcatGAAGTCTCTGCTATGTAAGTGCTATGAAGTGCAGTGCATCCCCGTACTTATGCCTGGCTGCGCGCTCGCGTTCCCGGTCCCGGCTGCGTTGGTGGCCCTTGCTTGGGGAGCGGCTGCGGTGCCGCCGGCGCCTCTCACGGTCTCGGGAGCGCGAACGGGATCGCCGCTTCTCCCGCGATGACGAGCGGGATCGCCGCCGCCTGCGATCCCGGGAGCGGGACCTGAGGGAAGAGgggaaaaacaacaacataTTGGACAGATCAGCATCCATTTGCCCGCCGTAAGTCACCTACAAAGCGAACGTCCAACAGAAACCCACAGACACCCACCTTCGATGCTCCCTGCTCCGTGACCGAGTCCTGCAGACAAAACACACATCACGTTAAGCAGCAATGCAGACCTTGGGGGTCTGTCAGAACCGCACACCTGACGACTTCTACAGCTAATTCAAAACCACAGGTCACAGCAGTGCGTTTTCACTGTACGCTCCCAGCTAAGAAAGGGGGCAGCATCCCCTTCAGATTCCACTAACACACTAGGTTACACACAAAAAATAGTATGTGGAGACCATGGAGGATAAAACTCAGAAAGGCCACAGAAACCCCCCTTCATATTTCATGACTCCTCCCACAAATACCAAGAAAGCTGTCTTGGCCTgtccctggggggtggggggtagtgAAGTGTTGATGGtggtgagagagtgagagagggggCTTACTTACCCTGAGGCAGTCCCCCTATGCAGCTCTCCTGGGGTATCAGCCAATGCAGAATCCCCTCTGGAACAGAAAACGTACCTAAAATCCAGCTGACTTATACCCATCAGCACTCACAGCAGAGGCCACAGCCCAGGCAACACACTCCACACAGGCCAGCATCCTGCCTGTCAGAACCACCCCCTTAGGTCCCTCCCACAGGCCAGAGAGGGGACCAGAGGCACCAACCTCTTTCTCATCCTCTCCTCACGCTCCCTCTCCTCCCTCCTCTTCAGACGCTCCTGGTTCCGCCGCTCCTGCTTGTCTGCAACTGTTTTCTGAATAAAAGAACAAACTTTCAGGACTGATGCAAACATATCAGCTTCTATACAAGCAATGTGGGAAATTACCCATTACACTTTCAATTGCTTTGAAGCATTTCTCAAACGACAATGAATATTTGCAAAACAAGTGTGATCCCCACACCGCAATGTCACTTCTGCACAGCAGAACATCGCCCCTCACTGATTCACTCGAACTTCCAAATGTCTTAGTACATACATGCTGGTTTTCTATAATTATCATTTGGTACAATTTTCAGTTGCTTTAATcttggtcaaaatggattttgtaGTTTCCGATTGTAATGATTTCATACCCAAAACTATATATGCAAGATCATCGCATTAGCCACCACATGCGAAAAAAAATTGCAGTGATGCAGCACGGTTATATTTTGGTTGCCGCAGTAGATGATTTCTTTGCCCTTCTATTGTCATTTTTGTTACACAGTGCTTTGAGACTTCCGTTTACTATTGCACTCGAGATCTGAAAATTACATACGAGTGCTTTCTTTCAACAGTGCACTGTACATACTGTGATATGGAACTGAGCAAAGTTCAAACTGATGTCTGACATGAATAAGTGAGTTTACCAAAGAAGAATGATCAGTCGGTGACAATGAGAAAGTGGGAACCAACTATCATCCAGAACTGTGGCACTCAGCAGTATATCTACACTGACATTTTGACCATATATAAGCATTTTGGTGCTCATGGTTAAAACTAcactaaatgtattttttcattttggTGGTACTGACTGATTCCTTGCTGAAATTATCTGCTTATGAGACATGAGTCAATTGTTTTGGGTAAGTCACTGGTATTTGCAGCTAAACCACAGGGTTGTGCTATAtgcataaactgagaaatgagaaTTAGTAcgtttcatgaaatgtgccaaagcaattgatgAAACACTGTAAAACTCAGTCGGCAGGGCTCTTGTGCCTCTCCTAGAATGCCTTTGCCTATTTCCTATTGTTCACTTTGCTGAGGAGTGATTGAGGGCATCTGATCCACAAAAGACGGCACTTCTTCCTACATTAAACATGAAGGCTGCAGTAAAATCCAGCatccagcctcccccccccccaaaagtacGCCCCCACCGCAGTGAGGAGCCGCCGAGCCTACCTTTAACTGCTCCAGCTTCTCGCGAATCTGGATGAAGCCGAGGTGCAGCTTCCCGCCGAAATGGTCAGCAAGGCGCCGGTCATTGTCATGCAGGCCCAGGTAGGCGGAGCATACCTCGCACACGCGGAGCTTCTGCTGCTGGAAACTGGAGGCCGGCATTGAGTTCCTGTACTCCTCCTAACAGGCAGGGGGCAGAAGCGAATGAGGGGCACTTATATAAGATAAGTATAtatagattatatatatatatatatatatatatatataattatatatagatCTGATTAACATGAGCTCTACTTCTTAACaaccatgtggctgaaactCAACAACTTAAAACGTCCATTAAATATCACTGCATGCTTCTAGATTCCCAGTGCTTCAAGTGCAACCAAGCTGAGCAAAACTGATTCCAGGTCAGTGTTTTTGCGTGGCCCTACTGCCCGGTGATAGGGCTCCCTACCTCAGCATCCCTCTTCTTGCTCCGGACCTTCTCCACCTCCTGCAGGACCTTCTGGGCCTCGTCCACGTTGCCCTCAGCGCCGAGCTGCTCTGCCTTGGCCAGCAGCTTGCCAATCTCCTCGTTCAGCTCATGGACCTTCTCAGCCTGTGTTCAGAGACATGCTGAGGTCAGCAAGGCACGAGGGGCACGTTCATCACACACCATCGGCCAAAATGTCCCCAAGAACATCACTGTCTCCCGTAGAGCATCTGCTCAATTGCTGTAATTAAGGCTGATTTCGAGCGCCCACTCACCTTGGCAGCGACCTCGGCGCTGATCTCCTCCTGAGTCTCCGCAAGGCGCTTCTTGGCCAGTTCCGTTCTTCTGTCACAGTCAGCGATGAAGGATTCCAGATGATCAACGGCCTAGACGACATGAAAACGGGAAGGGGTGAAAATCAAGGCTATAGCACTAAGCAAAAGGCTGAAACACTAAGAACCAGGAGCTGTGGCATGACTTACGTCGAGCTCGAAGAAGAGGTCTCTTTCCTTGGAAGCGATTTCGTAATCTGCCCGGAGCGCCAGGTCATGAATCTTTGAACACTCTCCAAGGTCCATGCGCTGTGGAGGAAAAAGAGACACACAATCTCACCAAAAGTCTGGAAACCACACAAAGCAAAAACATTCCAGTAAAGGCAAAAAAATCACTCAACTAGTTAATTGAAAGCCGCAGCATGTCTTTCACCTCCTTTTACCAAAGTCTATGACATATCACTTATACGAACTGAGATCAGCAATTACCAGCAATCATTCCTGATAAACGTCGATATTTATTTTGCCTACAGGTCCACAATATAACAGACTCTAATATCTCTGATgcggcaaaaataaataaataataaataaaaagaaaatgcagtTAAAACTGACTGTCCTGAAGTCTGCATGAAACACACGGGTATTCATATGTCACGTACAGTTCCAGAGAGGATGTCATGGGGGCAGCAGTTCAAGAGGTGACTTTTGCAGACTCGCTCGTCGGTGAACTTCACCCTCTGTCGAGTTTCGTCACCTGAAAAAGGTCGCAGCAGAACAGAGCAGAGAGTGAGACCACACGCTTTTGGAACACAAGCCGAGCAAAGAATAGGCTTGGACTTGGTAGTAGGGTGCAATCCTAATGACCTCCCCTACAGCAGTATTGTGTGCTTTTCGTTCATTCTGAAAGGGCATCTTTCATCTGAGTATCAAAGGATTAATTATGGATCAGCGAGTTATACCTgaattttattttcataattCCAAAAGGCGATTTAACTGAAATGCATTGCGCCGGCAGGTGAAATCAGTGCGACCATCTCGTCCTGTCAAATGGAAGCCGTTTTACTGGTACCAGAACTGCAAATTCTGCTTACCTCTTAATTTACCAAGAGGAACAAGAttagaagtaaaaaaaacactaagGCTTCGTATATTTCACTAGTCGGGGCTTTAACTGTGTATCCATCACTTGGGAAATGTGCTGAAGCAGGTTTCTGAAATAAAACCTTCAGACtgcccaaacacacacataaaggTGGGACTGGGTCAATTTGTAATGCTGAGACCAGCAAGTCTGAGAAGATCAGTTGAACTACCTCAAAGCGACAGTTCACATGAAGTGCTGCAAATGGATTGTCATGAGAGGACCTTCTGCTGATGGCCTTCATTACAGGAAACAGGCAAAGAAATCTATTTCAGGTCCGACCAAACCCGGAATGATACACCCGTAATGATGGGAAGGAGGACCTGCCGATGACTGACACAGGCAGGTGGTAGAGAACTACCTTTGTCTCATGACCTCCTCATTCAAATTTAACCCTGCTGGGTTACTGTAGCAGCTGTTAAATCCTCATGGCTTGCAGACCTTTACAACAAGGACAACGTGACTGCATGTGTTTCTGTTGACCAAACCTTAACACAAAGTCTGAATGAGGAGGGATTTgtagggggggaaaaaaatcaaaataaaaaaagcgGTTAGTTAATACACACTGCGAGCTTCCACATATACTGTACCCATCTGCATCTTCAAGACCTCAGCTGCAGAATTTTAAACCCGCTGTTGAAAAGTATAAAAGGGAAAAGCTTTCTTGCCCACACCTGTAGTAAGGAAGTTGGGAATGATACACAAGTCAGAGTAAATGCTTTGCGGCATATTTTAAAGCTACTCTGTCTCTATGATAAACGTGTTACTAGAAACTCACTACTGTATGAACTGCTCCATGGCTTGCAGGCAACCAAATACTCCTCAGTTATGATGCAAATacttctgctgtttgcatttcaAGGTATCTGCTTTTctcgtcttttttttttgctcttaaGTTGATGAGCTTTTGATATGATCAAAATTATAGTTACTTCTGAAAAGCAAACAAATTGTTTCGATATTCATAACAGCGTTAAAAATTATATTTGTGACTCACGGCTCGATGAACACGAGGCTTTTCTGCAACTCCCTTGCAGATTGATGTAGGCTGGCAAAGATACACTGAacctttataaataaaataaaggggCCACAATTGTTCAGTTTGTATGGAACATAGGTATGGGAagcatttataattaatcttaaatacatacacacagacaaactcacTCCACACAACTAGCAATCATTAGTCTGAGCAAAAGTTAGAACCAAGTCTAAGATCAGCCACGTAGATGTAaaccatttttctttctttgtt
The sequence above is a segment of the Brienomyrus brachyistius isolate T26 chromosome 5, BBRACH_0.4, whole genome shotgun sequence genome. Coding sequences within it:
- the luc7l gene encoding putative RNA-binding protein Luc7-like 1 isoform X1; this translates as MSAHAQMRALLDQLMGTARDGDETRQRVKFTDERVCKSHLLNCCPHDILSGTRMDLGECSKIHDLALRADYEIASKERDLFFELDAVDHLESFIADCDRRTELAKKRLAETQEEISAEVAAKAEKVHELNEEIGKLLAKAEQLGAEGNVDEAQKVLQEVEKVRSKKRDAEEEYRNSMPASSFQQQKLRVCEVCSAYLGLHDNDRRLADHFGGKLHLGFIQIREKLEQLKKTVADKQERRNQERLKRREEREREERMRKRGDSALADTPGELHRGTASGTRSRSREHRRSRSRDRRRRRSRSSSREKRRSRSRSRDRERRRRHRSRSPSKGHQRSRDRERERAARHKSSRDQSRERDRKKASSERRQDGVNGKVDSRRMEDREAGEI
- the luc7l gene encoding putative RNA-binding protein Luc7-like 1 isoform X2: MDLGECSKIHDLALRADYEIASKERDLFFELDAVDHLESFIADCDRRTELAKKRLAETQEEISAEVAAKAEKVHELNEEIGKLLAKAEQLGAEGNVDEAQKVLQEVEKVRSKKRDAEEEYRNSMPASSFQQQKLRVCEVCSAYLGLHDNDRRLADHFGGKLHLGFIQIREKLEQLKKTVADKQERRNQERLKRREEREREERMRKRGDSALADTPGELHRGTASGTRSRSREHRRSRSRDRRRRRSRSSSREKRRSRSRSRDRERRRRHRSRSPSKGHQRSRDRERERAARHKSSRDQSRERDRKKASSERRQDGVNGKVDSRRMEDREAGEI